A stretch of Usitatibacter palustris DNA encodes these proteins:
- a CDS encoding type II secretion system protein, translating to MKHSAAFTLIELLVALVVITMLVAGLALPISAQVQLRRQDETRRTLEEAREALLGFAAGAARLPCPATATSHGEEAFAPGGDASNGRCATFHDGWLPAAALGLTPLDEAAFLRDAWGTRIRYAVFGDRPIEGVEHALTRARGLQAATLPGLGAAPHYLIICASGQGLDAASCGAAANQLTRRAAFVVFSTGPNGGGIPGPDETHNLDGDGVFVSHTASQDPVNPFDDLVTWLPVPMLINRMIAAGHLP from the coding sequence ATGAAACACTCGGCCGCATTCACGCTCATCGAGCTGCTCGTGGCACTCGTGGTGATCACGATGCTGGTTGCGGGACTCGCCCTGCCGATCTCCGCGCAGGTGCAGTTGCGCCGCCAGGACGAAACGCGACGAACGCTCGAGGAGGCACGCGAAGCGCTCCTCGGCTTCGCCGCGGGGGCGGCGCGATTGCCCTGCCCGGCCACGGCCACGAGCCACGGCGAGGAGGCCTTTGCGCCCGGAGGAGACGCGAGCAATGGGCGTTGCGCCACGTTCCACGACGGATGGCTTCCGGCGGCGGCACTCGGTCTCACGCCGCTCGATGAGGCGGCGTTCCTGCGCGACGCGTGGGGCACTCGCATTCGCTACGCCGTCTTCGGCGACCGGCCCATCGAGGGCGTGGAGCACGCGCTCACACGGGCCCGGGGACTGCAGGCGGCCACCTTGCCGGGACTCGGGGCCGCGCCTCACTACCTCATCATCTGCGCCTCGGGACAGGGCCTGGATGCGGCAAGCTGCGGCGCCGCCGCGAACCAGCTCACGCGGCGCGCGGCCTTCGTGGTCTTCTCCACCGGCCCGAACGGCGGAGGCATTCCGGGGCCGGACGAAACGCACAACCTCGATGGCGACGGGGTCTTCGTCTCGCACACGGCTTCGCAGGACCCCGTGAACCCCTTCGACGACCTTGTGACGTGGCTCCCGGTCCCCATGTTGATCAACAGGATGATCGCCGCCGGTCACCTGCCCTGA